The following are encoded together in the Streptomyces rapamycinicus NRRL 5491 genome:
- a CDS encoding alpha/beta fold hydrolase, whose translation MSTYLLVHGAWHSGRCWERVVPLLTAAGHRVLAPTLTGYGDTAHLLGPEVGLDTHVDDIVRLITEEDLTDVVLIGHSYAGLVILSAANQVPERIGQLVYLDAMVPEDGESAADVMPFAQAMIDHALTSESGWRIPPLAGMESSSDLFGITEPADVAWLRSMMSDQSVRCLQQPVRLDNPAVNAIPRTHIHCVANVPEGITRRPVPAIQPNGTPAQVWELETGHDCMITMPAELTELLLKVG comes from the coding sequence ATGTCGACATATCTGCTGGTGCACGGTGCCTGGCACAGTGGGCGGTGCTGGGAGCGGGTGGTCCCGCTGCTGACGGCGGCCGGGCATCGGGTGCTGGCGCCGACACTGACCGGCTACGGCGACACCGCGCATCTGCTCGGCCCCGAGGTGGGGCTCGATACGCATGTCGACGACATCGTCCGGCTGATCACCGAAGAGGACCTCACCGATGTGGTGCTCATCGGGCACAGCTATGCCGGGCTGGTCATCTTGTCCGCGGCCAACCAGGTCCCGGAGCGGATCGGGCAGCTGGTCTATCTCGACGCGATGGTCCCGGAGGACGGCGAGAGCGCGGCCGATGTCATGCCCTTCGCCCAGGCCATGATCGACCATGCCCTGACGTCCGAGAGCGGCTGGCGGATTCCGCCCCTGGCCGGGATGGAGTCGTCTTCGGATCTGTTCGGGATTACCGAACCGGCGGATGTGGCGTGGCTGCGGTCGATGATGTCGGATCAGTCGGTGCGCTGCCTCCAGCAGCCGGTCCGGCTGGACAACCCGGCCGTGAACGCGATCCCGCGGACGCATATCCACTGCGTCGCCAATGTGCCCGAGGGCATCACCCGGCGGCCCGTCCCCGCGATTCAGCCCAACGGCACCCCGGCACAGGTGTGGGAGCTGGAGACCGGCCACGACTGCATGATCACCATGCCCGCCGAACTCACCGAACTGCTGCTCAAGGTCGGCTGA